DNA from Pseudanabaena galeata CCNP1313:
TAACTTCTGTATTTTTGATTAGTTTTTGACCTCTCATAGGATTAATCTATCTCTTTGTAGCCATTTAAGTCCATTTTTGCCATTAATTCTTGTTTCTGTTGCTTTTTCTTCTTTTAATTGATGCAAATCTCTCCATTCTTAACTTAACGATCTGTTTTTGCTTGGATTTCGTTTCTCTTTCTCATCTCGTGAATAATACAGGCTAGTACTGTTGGGGCTGAGCGAGACTTTTATAGCTATAGCCATAGCGGAGATCTCTAAATTCTGTTATCTAGTTTTCTGCCGTTTTAGTAGCATGTCCACAAATGTTTGATCTGCCTTAGCCAAAAACTGCGCGATCGCCTCTTCGACAATCACCTCCTTATAGGGTGCATCAGCTTTACCAAGATCAATTTGTAGCTGTAAATGATACCTATCAAGCTGTTTTAAGACTTCTTCACTGAGTTGAAACGTTGATTTGCGTATTGTTGACTTTTTAACTTCCTGACTTTCTGGCTTGTTAGATTGTTGACTTGTTGACTTGTTGACTTGTTCTGTCGCAATCACAATAGCCTCTGGCTCAAGTACTGGACTTAGAACTTCCTGACTTGTTGACTTGCTAACTTGTTGACTTCCTGACTTGCTGGCTTGCTCAAGACTTGCGAAAACGCTCTCAGTCGAGCTTAGAGGATCATTGTCATCGGTTAAGCGGGCGCGGGATTTTGCCATTTACTTCTCTCCTATGGTGATGAAATCAGCGATCGCTTGATAGGGTTGGACAAGTTTTTTGTCACCTGCATAAACATTGATGGGTTCACCAGCGAGATTGGATTCGGCAAACTTGACTGATTTCGGCACAGGCTCGAAAACATGAATATTTTGCAATCGTTTCTTTAGGGACGCTAAGACATCCTGAGTCATCACCGTTTGCATCTCTGCCATCGTTGGTAATACACCTAAAATTTTGAGATCGGGATTCAGTCGCTTTTGTACACTTTGGATTGTTTCTAATAAAGCCGCCAATCCCTTGAGCGCAAAAAATTGACATTGCACAGGAATTAAGACTGCATCGGCAGCAGTTAGCCCGTTGATTGTCAGTAGTCCTAAACTGGGAGGGCAATCAATCAAGATGTGATCGAACTGATGCGCTATTGGTTCGAGATATTCCTTTAATAAGCCAAAGTTCCCCACCTTCGACAAAATCTCTGGTTCACCTTTAGCTAAGTTGATGTCACTGGGAATGAGACTTAGCCCACTTGATGTTGTCATCAAGGCATCGTTCGCAGTAGCCCGTTCGGTGATCACTTCATAACTAGTGATCTGATTTTCCTTGACCTCAATACCCAAACCCGTCGTCAAATTTCCCTGCGGGTCGAGGTCAACGACTAAACAAGAACCCGTTTTTACTAGCAGTCCACCGAGGCAAATAACGCTCGTAGTCTTTGCTACACCGCCTTTCTGATTGGCACAAGCAATGATCATAAAGTTATATTGTTAACTTGTTAGCAATATATAAATACAGCAAGTCAGCCTTGTTAGCAAGTTATATTGTTAACTTGTTAGCAATATATAAATACAGCAAGTCAACTTGTCGGCAAGTTGTGGCTATAAATAAACTGATATTCATCAAAAAATTGGATAATAATTATTTAGGCGCTGCAAAGTTTAATTAACGAGATCTACGTTTGATATACAAAGACTAAGAACTTACTGAAGCATGGATAAGAAGCAGTTTTCTGAGCGTGACATTTGTACCAAATACATCACTCCTGCTCTGGAGCGATCGGGATGGGATATTGCGACGCAAATCCGCGAAGAATTTGCCTTGACTAATGGGCGTGTTTTGGTGCGGGGGAATTTACATACCCGTGCGAAAAACAAGCGTGCTGATTATGTCCTGTTCTATAAGCCGAATATCCCGATCGCCATTATTGAAGCCAAGGATAACAACCATGCCATTGGTGATGGGATGCAGCAGGGTCTAGGCTATGGGGAATTGCTGGAAGTTCCTTTTATCTTTAGCTCTAACGGTGATGGCTTTTTATTTCATAACAAAATTGCCCCTGATGGAATTATCGAGCGCGAACTGAGTCTTGATGAATTTCCTTCGCCTGATCTCCTGTGGCTATGGTGGTCAGCCCATCGAGGTATGACAGAGGCGCAAAATAGGATTATCACGCAGGACTATTACAGTGATGGGTCTAATAAGACTCCGCGTTACTATCAACTATTGGCGATTAATAAAACGATTGAGGCGATCGCGAAGGGACAAAAACGCCTGTTATTAGTGATGGCAACGGGGACAGGTAAGACTTTTACAGCTTTTCAGATTATTTGGCGACTTTGGAAATCGAAGACGAAGAAGCGAATTTTGTTTTTAGCCGATCGAGATGTATTAGTCAAACAAGCTATGAATAATGATTTTCAGCCTTTTGAGGGGGCGATGACTAGGATTCAGAAGCGACAGGTAGATAAGTCCTATGAGATTTATTTGTCTTTGTATCAGGCGGTGACAGGCACTGAGGATATCCAGAATATCTATAAGCAATTTAGTCGTGATTTCTTTGATTTGATTGTGATCGATGAATGTCATCGGGGCAGTGCGGCTGAGGATTCGGCATGGCGGCAAATTCTCGAATATTTTTCGTCAGCGACACAAATCGGACTAACGGCTACGCCAAAAGAAACCAAAGAAGTTTCTAATATTGATTATTTTGGTGAGCCACTCTATACCTATTCACTACGACAAGGGATTAATGATGGCTTTCTTGCACCCTATAAAGTGGTGCGGATTGACATTGATAAAGACTTGACGGGCTGGCGACCTGATCGGGGGATGGTCGATAAATATGGCTATGAGATTGAAGATCGGGTTTATAACCAGAAAGATTTTGATAAAAATTTGGTGTTGGAACAACGCACCAAGTTAGTGGCTAAAAAGATCAGTGAGTTTCTTAAAGCTACTAATCGCTTTGATAAGACGATTGTGTTTTGTGAAAATATTGACCATGCAGAAAGGATGCGTCAGGCTTTAGTAAATGAGAATCCAGACTTGGCGGCGGATTCACGCTATGTGATGCGAATTACAGGGGATAACGATGAGGGCAAGGCAGAGCTTGAAAACTTTACTTTTCCTGAGTCGAAATATCCTGTGATTGCCACGACTTCAAAGCTAATGACGACTGGTGTTGATGCTCAGACCTGTAAGTTGATTGTCTTAGATCAAAGGATTCAGTCGATGACCGAGTTTAAGCAAATCATTGGACGTGGGACGCGGATTAATGAAGACTATGGCAAGTTCTATTTCACAATTATTGATTTTAAAAAGGCAACGGAACTATTTGCTGATCCTGATTTTGATGGTGATCCAGTCCAGATTTATGAACCAAAGGCTGATGAATCACCAGTGCCGCCAGATTTGCCAGAGGATGAATTTATTTACCAAGATGAAGACATAGAAAAAGGTGTGACAAGCTTTCGAGATATAGAAAGTAATTCTTCCTATAACTTTACAGAGCCGATCTCTGATCCATCATTTAGGCGCTATGTAGTGGCAAATGTCGAGGTGAAGGTGGCAGCAGAGCGGGTGCAGTATTTTGATGCGAATGGCAAATTAATTACGGAGTCGCTGAAAGACTATACCCGCAAGGCGATCGCTAAGGATTTTGCATCCCTAGATGACTTTTTAAAATGTTGGAGCAGTGCCGATAAAAAACAGGCGATCGTTGATGAGTTGGCACAGGAGGGTATATTCTTTGAGGCTCTGGCTGATGAGATCGGTCGCGATTGCGATCCTTTTGATTTGCTCTGTCATATTGTTTGGGATAGGCAACCTTTAACCCGCAAGGAAAGGGCAGAACGGGTCAAAAAACGCAACTATTTCACGGAATACGGTGAGCAAGCTAAGCGGGTGCTAGATGCGCTCTTGGATAAATATGCCGATGAAGGAGTTGCCCAAATTGAGGAGAATCAAGTTTTGACGATCGCCCCTTTTAGCCAAATCGGGACACCGATGGAAATCGTCCGCGCTTTTGGTGGCT
Protein-coding regions in this window:
- a CDS encoding ParA family protein, with translation MIIACANQKGGVAKTTSVICLGGLLVKTGSCLVVDLDPQGNLTTGLGIEVKENQITSYEVITERATANDALMTTSSGLSLIPSDINLAKGEPEILSKVGNFGLLKEYLEPIAHQFDHILIDCPPSLGLLTINGLTAADAVLIPVQCQFFALKGLAALLETIQSVQKRLNPDLKILGVLPTMAEMQTVMTQDVLASLKKRLQNIHVFEPVPKSVKFAESNLAGEPINVYAGDKKLVQPYQAIADFITIGEK
- the hsdR gene encoding EcoAI/FtnUII family type I restriction enzme subunit R yields the protein MDKKQFSERDICTKYITPALERSGWDIATQIREEFALTNGRVLVRGNLHTRAKNKRADYVLFYKPNIPIAIIEAKDNNHAIGDGMQQGLGYGELLEVPFIFSSNGDGFLFHNKIAPDGIIERELSLDEFPSPDLLWLWWSAHRGMTEAQNRIITQDYYSDGSNKTPRYYQLLAINKTIEAIAKGQKRLLLVMATGTGKTFTAFQIIWRLWKSKTKKRILFLADRDVLVKQAMNNDFQPFEGAMTRIQKRQVDKSYEIYLSLYQAVTGTEDIQNIYKQFSRDFFDLIVIDECHRGSAAEDSAWRQILEYFSSATQIGLTATPKETKEVSNIDYFGEPLYTYSLRQGINDGFLAPYKVVRIDIDKDLTGWRPDRGMVDKYGYEIEDRVYNQKDFDKNLVLEQRTKLVAKKISEFLKATNRFDKTIVFCENIDHAERMRQALVNENPDLAADSRYVMRITGDNDEGKAELENFTFPESKYPVIATTSKLMTTGVDAQTCKLIVLDQRIQSMTEFKQIIGRGTRINEDYGKFYFTIIDFKKATELFADPDFDGDPVQIYEPKADESPVPPDLPEDEFIYQDEDIEKGVTSFRDIESNSSYNFTEPISDPSFRRYVVANVEVKVAAERVQYFDANGKLITESLKDYTRKAIAKDFASLDDFLKCWSSADKKQAIVDELAQEGIFFEALADEIGRDCDPFDLLCHIVWDRQPLTRKERAERVKKRNYFTEYGEQAKRVLDALLDKYADEGVAQIEENQVLTIAPFSQIGTPMEIVRAFGGLDGYQRAVRELKRSLYSA